From the Aerococcus viridans genome, the window TAATTGCGGACGGCTGTCATTTTCGCTTTGGAATAGACTTGTAAAAGCTGCGGTCATATCATCATTGGTTGTGATATTGACTGACTCGCTAGCTTGTGTGTATTCATCTTTAGTTACTGGATAGTAGACTGAAACTGGTTCGGCCCAACCTTCAGTACTCAATTCAGCCAAATCTTGGACTACAGTATACGGGGCATCCGGGTCTGTCGATTCACTTGAGGCATAAACTAAACCAACACCGGCTGCATAATATTCTTTATTCACAAAATCACCCGTATCTTCAGTCACTTCAATCGTGTCATATAGATCATTTTGAGTCGACATAGGGACACCAATCGCAGTGATTTCCCTAGTAGTACCAAGGCCTGTTTCCCAAGAATGACCTAATGCTATAGGCGCTTCAAGTAAGGTCTCTGTATTTTCTGGATCAATTAAGGCTGCCGCATCTATCTTCTCATGCGCATAGAATTCCGGCTGAGTATAGACCACACGCACCGCATCTTCAGTTACTTCTACCAGCTCTAAAACAGATGTCCCGCCATTGTTCGTCCGCATATATATCGTATCGTCCTCAATATAATCATAGGTTCTACTAAAACCAGCATACTCATTCCCGTCACCCTCAAAAACTGCCTGATACCCCTCAATCATTGGAAAATAGTTAGCCACTGTTAAAGCTGGCGCCACTTCTGCTGTTGAACTCGACTGACTGGATTGCGGATTTTCTGATGTTTCATCACTAGCACTTGAGGACACTTGTTCAGACGAGGATGTCTCACTTTCATCATAAATATCTTCTGCATTATTAAACCAAGAACATGAACCTAACAGTAATGACGTACTCAATAGTAAGAACCTTGTTGCTTTTTGTTTCATTTTTGACAACTCCCAGAATCAATCATAAATACTTTTATCACTTTTATTGTATACGTTTTCATAATACAGTTAAAGCGTTACAGTAAAGCTGAAGCCAGTCTTAAAGATTTCATGCAATTGAATAGCAAAAAGAAAAAACCCCCAGCACACAGCCAGGGGTAAAATCTTATCTTTCATTGTTGATTAGAATTGGTCAATATTGTTGTTGTTTTGACCAGATTCTTCTTCAATTTTCTTGTCTAATTTTTCTAGTTGTTTTTTCGCGAAGTCGCGTCCACCTAAACCAAATGATAAGGCAAAGGCAACTGATAAACCACCAATGATGAATAGGAAGGCCATGTTCACAATATTGTTAGCAAAGTTCAATTGATCTAATGCCATAAATACTGAGAAGACTACGAACACGCCTTTAACGATTGCACCAACCCATTTGCTTTGAGTTGCTTTATTCACTAAGTCGCCAACGAAACGGCCACCAAAGATACCAAGCCCTAAGATAATTAAGGCAATTAATACGTTCGGTAGGTAAGCAATGATTGCTGCACCAACAGTGTTTAAGATCGCTAAGTTTAATACATTTAAGGCTTCAACGGTAAAGAATAAACCAATGACTACAGCAACTACTTGACCAATGATTTCTGAAACATTGATGTTTTTAGTTGTTGCACCAGTTTCACGGTTGAATAAGTTGTTTAAACCAGTGCCCGCAAGTAAGTTTTGTACTAACTCACCAATGACTTTAGCAATCGCAAATCCAACACCTAATAAGATTACTGCTACTAAGATATTTGGAATTGCAGCAGCAATACTATTTAACACACCGATGATTGGTGTCGCAATTGAAGAAATACCTAATGTTTCAAGAGCTACAACTGCAATTGGAATGAAAACAACAATGTAAGCTACATAAGAAAGTACGTTAGCAATTGTATCTGCTGTTTGTCCGTCTGCTGTTTTGTTACCGGTAAATTTAGCCACATACTTATCGATGTTAACTGTTTTTACTAGTGAGTAAACCAATTGTTTCACTAAACGCGCTACCACTACCGCTACAATCATAATAATGATTGCACCAACGATTGATGGTAAGAACCCTAAAGCATTTGCTGTCATATCACGAATTGGTGTCGCAATAGAAGCTAAACCAAATGTATCGAAGATGCCTGGTAAGAATAGCACCCAAACAATGTAGTATAGAATTTGCGCGATGGTATCAATCGTTGTTTCCGCTTGATCCTCAGTCTCTGCAATATTCCATTTCACGAAGCGACCTGGTAATCCCACCGCTCGTAAACCTTTTGAAACTGCCTTTTTAACTAATACTGCCACGATCCACGCAATAAGAATTAATAATATACCACCAATGATGGCTGGTATGCTAGCAGCTAAGCTAGCCCATAAACCTGCTAAATCCATTTTTTCCATCTCCTTTTATCTAAAAATTTATTTGGAAAACTTCAAAAATAAAGAATTCCTTAAGACTATTTCTAGTTTACTATATTTATAAGTGATATTCACGCGATATACTTTGGGTTATTTTATAACCTTTAGCATAATGGGGTTTTGCGTTTTTTATTTATATATAAAATACATTATAAATACAATTTTAGATATTTTTGTATTTTAATCCCTTGAAAAATCATTATTTCAGCCAAACCCTAAATAAAAAAGAGCTAACTTTACCCCTAAAGATAAGCTAACTCCTTATGCGTTCATTTAGTTTTCTATTATAGAAGAAAGTTTCAATGACGACAGTCAGTTAGATCATATCGTAGGCAAAATAGATTCCAGCGGCGAAGCCAAATACACGGTTGAAGAAGCGTTATCACTAGATGTACCCGTTCCGATTATCGCCCAATCCCTATTTGTTCGAAATGACAGTCAATTACCAGACAGTTTTTCAAACAAAGTCGTCTCCGCCTTGCGTTCCGGATTTGGTGGCCACCCGATTCAACGAAAATAAGTCAAAATGTCTCAATAAAAGTGGCCAGATACCTAGATATGCTAAAACGTAGATTTAAAATCTGCGTTTTTTGTAATACACTTTTGTATTCATTTGATTTGGGAGGTTAACCTCGGTTTAATCGGAATTTTACCCCTTTCTTCTGAATAATAGAACCTTATCTATTGGTTCAACCCGAGTTTATCCGAACAATATTTTATTATATTTATTTTATAATTCGTATTTTTATCAATTCTTCCTATACTTTTGCTTCTGATTGTGGGTATAATACTATTCAAATTTTTAAATCAAATTAATCGACCTAAAGTAGTGAAGAAAGATTCGCTACTTACCACAAGTTTAACTATCAATATTTGGCATATAGGTATTAAAAAAGGGGACAAGCATGGAAAATCTAATTAACGTCGCAAACGGCAAGGCAATAGCTGACATTGTCTTAAAAAATGGCTATGTGATTAATGTATTTACAGAAGAAATCATCCAAACTGATGTGGCCATTGTGGGCAACCGGATTGCGGCTTTAGGCAAGTACGAAGGTAAGCAAACCATTGATTGTACAGGCAAATACATTGCACCAGGCTTTATCGACGCCCACATGCATATCGAATCTGCCATGGTGACGCCCTTAGAATTTTCAAAATACGCCCTAGCAAAAGGGACGACAACTGTTTTTGCCGATCCACACGAATTGGTCAATGTCCTTGGGCAAAAAGGCTTGGACTTTATGCTGACCAGTATTGAAGAAACACCCATGACTACTCATATCATGATGCCTTCGTGTGTGCCTGCAACAGATATCGACACCAATGGGGCTGGCGAAATTTTAGCAGCTGACATGGCGCCCTACCTTGAAAACAAGCAAGTCTTTGGTCTAGCTGAAATGATGCGGTTTGATGATGTGGTTAAGGCTGACGGGAAAATACTGGATAAATTGACACTTTTTAAAAACCAAATTGTAGATGGTCATGCCCCTGGTTTAACGTGGAAACCCTTACAAGCATACCGGGCTGCCGGTATTGATACTGAACACGAGGCGGAGAATTACGAGGAAGCGATTGAAAAATTACGGGCTGGCTTTAAATTGTTGATCCGTGAAGGCAGTGCCGCTAGAAACCTTGAGGCAATCCTTAAAGGCTTTGTTGAACATGATATCGCCCTAGACCATTGCATGTTCTGTACGGATGATAAACATCTTGAAGATATTGAAAAAGAAGGCCATATCGACTTTTGCGTCCGTAAGGCGATCGCACTGGGCGTTCCTGCTGCCACAGCTTACAAAATGGCTTCATATAATGCCGCTCGCGCCTATAACTTACATGATTTAGGAGCAGTTGGGGCTGGCTATCTAGCGGATTTACTCATTATCGATGACCTTGACCAAGTATCAGTTGAACTTGTCATCAAAAACGGGTAAATCATTGACTTTGACCAGTTAAATAGCCAACATATTGCGCCCGTATCAGACGCCAATCTCTTAAATTCAGTTAAACTGCCGAAAATCAACCAAGAAAATCTTGAATTAAAGGCAGATAACACGCCAGTAAAGGTTATTAACTTGGTGGCACAATCCATTTTGACAAGAGGGTCTGAAGAGATATTACCTAGTGTAGATGGCAAATTTGAAGCCAATAGAGACTTCAATAAGGCTTGTGTGATTGAACGTCACGGTCATTCGGGTGGTATCGGTGTGAGCGCGATTAAGGGCTATAATATTGAAAATGGCGCGATTGCGACTAGTGTGTCCCATGATGCGCATAATATTACGGCTGTGGGCGATAACGACGCTGATATACTACTGGCTGTGAAAGAATTGGACCGTATTCAAGGGGGCTACGTGATTGCTTCTAAAGGGGAAATTGTTGCAGCCCTACCACTAGAATTGGCTGGTATTATCAGTATCCAGTCAGGCAAAACGGTACAAGCGCAATTAAATAAGATGGTGGCACATGCTAGAGCACTTGGTGTACCTGAATCTATCGATCCGTTTATGACCCTATCTTTCATTGCCTTAACGGTCATTCCAGAATTACGGCTAACAGATAATGGTCTATATGATGTGAATCTGGGGCAATTTGTATAAGAAAATGTAATATTATAAAGCGATAATAACCAGAAAAAACGACCCTCAAAATCCAGTGATAATGGGGGTCGTTTGCTTTTAGTATTTTTATTATTTTTAGTCTTTGTAAGATACAACTAGATATCTATGCGGTTCTTTCCCTTCAGAATGGGTCGCAATATATGAATATCTAGCCAATTGCGCGTGGATAATTTTACGTTCCGCAGCAGGTAGTGGGTCCAAGAAAACAGGTTGTTTTGAATTGGCTACTTGGTCCGCTGTTTTACGTGCTAATCTCGCTAAGGTTTCTTGACGTCTTTCCCGATAATTGCCAACATTTACAATCACTTTGACATGTGGGCGCACATATTGGTGGGTCATCACTTGGGCAAGTATTTCTAATGAATTAATGATCTTACCGTGTTTACCAATAACCAACCCTTTTTTCTCAGTTTGGATATTGTAAATAATAGTACGACCACGGTCCTCAACTTCAATATTGGCGTCTACTAGGTAGGATGCCAACACGTCAATCAGGTATTCAGCAACATATTCCACATCTTTGAAGTCTTCATCTACCAATTCTAAGTTTTCGCCTGTTTGACCAGGCGTTTCAGTTGCTTCAACTGGTACTTCTTCTGATTCAATTGCTACTTCAGCAATATTTACTTGATCAGTAGGCGTTTCCTCATTAATCGATGGTTCAGACTTTTCAGTAGTCACTTCATCATAGGCAAGTGATTCTTCAACTTCTTGCTCCGATTCAGACTCAGCGTCTTGAACCTCTAGCTCTTCCTCAAAATTTGTTGATTCAACAACTTCTTCTTCAGTTTCATCTGTTACTGAATTGATTTTTGTATCTGCATTTTCAGATGGTTGACCATCTAAATCTTCAAATGGCGCCACTGCTGATGTGTTTTCTTGACCTAAATCAGAGAAGGAAAATAAATCATCTGTTGTGGCATCAATTTCGGACACTTCTCGTTCAGTGTAATGGATGGCTACAATCGCATCCTTTGCCCCTAAACCGAGAAATCCTTTTTTGGCTTCTTGAATTACTTGAACTTCAACATCTTCTCGCGCCAACCGAAGTTGTTGCAAGCCTTTGGCAATAGCAGCATCGACTGAAGTCGCTTCAAATCTTTCAGTTTTCAATACAAGAACCTCCTGTTATTTCTTCTTACCATTAGGATTACGTTTTGCTTTTTCTAAACGTCGTTCTAGCTCTTTCTCTTTACGAATTTGATCTTCGCGTGCATCACGCTTCTTAAAAGGATTATTCATCACTAATGTTTGAAGAATTGTAAATCCAGTGGACGCCACCCAGTAAAGGGATATTGCTGATGGTAAGGTTACACCCATGAATAAAATCATTACTGGCATTGTCCATTGCATCATCGCCATTGATGGATTGCTATTTGGTGTACCAATCGTTGTCAAACGTGTGTTATACCATGTTAGAATAGCTGCAATAATTGGGATTACAAATAGTTGGTCAGGAACTCCTAATTCTAACCATAAGAAGTGACCTTGGCTTAGAATTTCTGTTCTGGAAATAGATTGATATAAGGCCATCAAGATTGGCAATTGAATTAACATTGGTAAACAACCGGACCACATGCTATAGTCATATTTTTCATTTAACTTGGCTGTTTCTTCTTGTAATTTTTGCTGAGTCTCTGGATCCTTAGATGCATATTTTTCTTGCAAGGCTTTTAGCTCAGGCTGCATCATTTGCATTTTTTCAGTACTTTGTGTTTGGTACTTGGTTAATGGAATCAAGATGATACGAATGATCAAGGTAAAGGCAATAATCCCTACACCATAGTTACCAAAGATATCTGATAACCACACAATAATACGTGAAAAGTTATAGACGATGTAACGGTCCCACAAACCTGTCGAATTCTCATCGATTGGACTTGTCCCACAAGCCGCTAGAAAGATAACAGCCATCATGGTGATTGCTAAAATCTTCCACATTTTTTTACTTCGAATATTCAATTTTT encodes:
- a CDS encoding GerMN domain-containing protein, which produces MKQKATRFLLLSTSLLLGSCSWFNNAEDIYDESETSSSEQVSSSASDETSENPQSSQSSSTAEVAPALTVANYFPMIEGYQAVFEGDGNEYAGFSRTYDYIEDDTIYMRTNNGGTSVLELVEVTEDAVRVVYTQPEFYAHEKIDAAALIDPENTETLLEAPIALGHSWETGLGTTREITAIGVPMSTQNDLYDTIEVTEDTGDFVNKEYYAAGVGLVYASSESTDPDAPYTVVQDLAELSTEGWAEPVSVYYPVTKDEYTQASESVNITTNDDMTAAFTSLFQSENDSRPQLLPADAAIQSLTTETNEETFEKTLYVDFSSGIIALADDEWGMQKLNSIMASSKSYYNADHIEPRIDGDPIEIDGLVGLNEANPVFEIPESVMNASMIEE
- a CDS encoding mechanosensitive ion channel, with the protein product MDLAGLWASLAASIPAIIGGILLILIAWIVAVLVKKAVSKGLRAVGLPGRFVKWNIAETEDQAETTIDTIAQILYYIVWVLFLPGIFDTFGLASIATPIRDMTANALGFLPSIVGAIIIMIVAVVVARLVKQLVYSLVKTVNIDKYVAKFTGNKTADGQTADTIANVLSYVAYIVVFIPIAVVALETLGISSIATPIIGVLNSIAAAIPNILVAVILLGVGFAIAKVIGELVQNLLAGTGLNNLFNRETGATTKNINVSEIIGQVVAVVIGLFFTVEALNVLNLAILNTVGAAIIAYLPNVLIALIILGLGIFGGRFVGDLVNKATQSKWVGAIVKGVFVVFSVFMALDQLNFANNIVNMAFLFIIGGLSVAFALSFGLGGRDFAKKQLEKLDKKIEEESGQNNNNIDQF
- a CDS encoding amidohydrolase family protein, with the protein product MENLINVANGKAIADIVLKNGYVINVFTEEIIQTDVAIVGNRIAALGKYEGKQTIDCTGKYIAPGFIDAHMHIESAMVTPLEFSKYALAKGTTTVFADPHELVNVLGQKGLDFMLTSIEETPMTTHIMMPSCVPATDIDTNGAGEILAADMAPYLENKQVFGLAEMMRFDDVVKADGKILDKLTLFKNQIVDGHAPGLTWKPLQAYRAAGIDTEHEAENYEEAIEKLRAGFKLLIREGSAARNLEAILKGFVEHDIALDHCMFCTDDKHLEDIEKEGHIDFCVRKAIALGVPAATAYKMASYNAARAYNLHDLGAVGAGYLADLLIIDDLDQVSVELVIKNG
- a CDS encoding adenine deaminase C-terminal domain-containing protein; translated protein: MTRGSEEILPSVDGKFEANRDFNKACVIERHGHSGGIGVSAIKGYNIENGAIATSVSHDAHNITAVGDNDADILLAVKELDRIQGGYVIASKGEIVAALPLELAGIISIQSGKTVQAQLNKMVAHARALGVPESIDPFMTLSFIALTVIPELRLTDNGLYDVNLGQFV
- the jag gene encoding RNA-binding cell elongation regulator Jag/EloR, translating into MKTERFEATSVDAAIAKGLQQLRLAREDVEVQVIQEAKKGFLGLGAKDAIVAIHYTEREVSEIDATTDDLFSFSDLGQENTSAVAPFEDLDGQPSENADTKINSVTDETEEEVVESTNFEEELEVQDAESESEQEVEESLAYDEVTTEKSEPSINEETPTDQVNIAEVAIESEEVPVEATETPGQTGENLELVDEDFKDVEYVAEYLIDVLASYLVDANIEVEDRGRTIIYNIQTEKKGLVIGKHGKIINSLEILAQVMTHQYVRPHVKVIVNVGNYRERRQETLARLARKTADQVANSKQPVFLDPLPAAERKIIHAQLARYSYIATHSEGKEPHRYLVVSYKD
- the yidC gene encoding membrane protein insertase YidC, whose translation is MRSKKMWKILAITMMAVIFLAACGTSPIDENSTGLWDRYIVYNFSRIIVWLSDIFGNYGVGIIAFTLIIRIILIPLTKYQTQSTEKMQMMQPELKALQEKYASKDPETQQKLQEETAKLNEKYDYSMWSGCLPMLIQLPILMALYQSISRTEILSQGHFLWLELGVPDQLFVIPIIAAILTWYNTRLTTIGTPNSNPSMAMMQWTMPVMILFMGVTLPSAISLYWVASTGFTILQTLVMNNPFKKRDAREDQIRKEKELERRLEKAKRNPNGKKK